The proteins below are encoded in one region of Aphelocoma coerulescens isolate FSJ_1873_10779 chromosome 4, UR_Acoe_1.0, whole genome shotgun sequence:
- the LOC138109553 gene encoding endomucin-like isoform X2 yields MDVILPIVITLIVITLSVFSLVALYKMCQKKTPERQENGAEQAQSDKEGVKLLSVKTTSSETGEHSSHGKNKTRQLFTSQQ; encoded by the exons ATGG ATGTTATCTTGCCAATTGTCATCACCCTGATAGTCATTACCCTCTCTGTCTTCTCACTGGTGGCTTTGTACAAGATGTGCCAGAAGAAAACTCCAG agaGACAAGAGAACGGTGCTGAACA GGCCCAGTCAGACAAAGAAGGAGTCAAACTTCTTTCTGTGAAGACAACTTCTTCTGAGACTG gAGAGCACTCATCTCATGGGAAGAATAAAACTCGGCAACTCTTCACATCTCAGCAATAA
- the LOC138109553 gene encoding endomucin-like isoform X1, with product MDVILPIVITLIVITLSVFSLVALYKMCQKKTPERQENGAEQAQSDKEGVKLLSVKTTSSETAFWPSVSPTDISEVDQSLLSPFVQILGKSSEIQHLI from the exons ATGG ATGTTATCTTGCCAATTGTCATCACCCTGATAGTCATTACCCTCTCTGTCTTCTCACTGGTGGCTTTGTACAAGATGTGCCAGAAGAAAACTCCAG agaGACAAGAGAACGGTGCTGAACA GGCCCAGTCAGACAAAGAAGGAGTCAAACTTCTTTCTGTGAAGACAACTTCTTCTGAGACTG cTTTTTGGCCATCTGTTTCTCCTACTGACATTTCTGAGGTTGACCAATCGCTGCTTTCTCCTTTTGTCCAAATCCTTGGGAAGTCCTCTGAAATACAGCACTTGATCTGA
- the LOC138109220 gene encoding uncharacterized protein, protein MKMLGWHASITQKIVFLTVIIVTISQEIIPRGEDIWSQAFMRVTGLMGKYSDLKNLNLLTVVIHGNQVYTKQEWEKQRTWQLQGTVGEKIKIGCRMINGTTHRKATQISVSTTSTDKHREICSYASEADCWYNFTLVQTVEVVCLWGQGSNGLSFKFQINAMARPTMTYSGNQIQTQVTPLKSEPKVYEIGPYVVRNTGQQLLLFNPEWSLKRVELLMQINISEIQPACSPLIQTSLEGWTAWLQKQTPLKSRMRRDLSGMLGTGLGVINGIDSEILMNKLATATSDLTKLKQPLQSSLLALGNSQWQVSKILPDLAKISNLDHELILNTLGTAQDNVSLAFSCIQAQLWMQSTASLIIREGNEGVFPIEIREAVWNNATKLERKLQSWWTLVNFTYSPMTNIATAFVLTIWNATVYVIHPIVALGLNHKGTVFYPSEHRVWARMVREKWQTVNLESCITREQQGFICESNTLDARDICLDTEQGICHFEIHPDTSPKTVLVYVGQGCVCLRTTCTSMMIDDNVINVTARNHSNFCICNFAMIVGCDFLYLAPVVSHQLIRSNYTVYHKLLPTPIGMDLTLVKQLVKHQDLMEILKEIQRNGEKTLVTVHYDTQEISRILQRVRQDASHNWWDSLFGWSPTATGILNTLCHPIIVLLTLVSTCLALSIALLIWNYRVLKRLSVLTTLSNAHGKTLRDAYQKIH, encoded by the coding sequence atgaaaatgttagggtGGCACGCAAGTATAacccagaaaattgtttttctcacaGTTATAATTGTAACCATCAGCCAGGAAATTATTCCTAGGGGAGAAGACATATGGTCTCAAGCCTTTATGCGGGTTACTGGActcatggggaaatattctgatttaaaaaatttaaacctgTTGACTGTAGTCATACACGGAAACCAAGTGTATACAAAGCAAgagtgggaaaaacaaagaacttggcagctccaggggactgtaggagaaaaaatcaAGATTGGATGCCGAATGATTAACGGGACTACTCACAGAAAAGCAACCCAAATCAGTGTCTCAACTACTTCTACAGACAAACACCGTGAAATCTGTAGTTACGCAAGTGAAGCAGACTGttggtataattttacattagtacAGACTGTTGAAGTGGTTTGTCTTTGGGGCCAAGGCAGTAATGGactctcattcaaattccagataaatgccATGGCTAGGCCCACTATGACCTACTCTGGCAATCAGATCCAAACCCAGGTCACACCACTTAAATCTGAGCCAAAGGTTTATGAGATTGGCCCTTATGTAGTAAGGAACACAGGCCAACAATTACTGCTGTTTAACCCAGAATGGTCTCTTAAGCGTGTAGaactactaatgcaaattaacatttctgaaatccaaccagcctgctcccctttaattcaaacatcccttgaagggtggacagcctggctgcagaagcAAACCCCCCTCAAGAGCAGAATGCGGAGAGACCTGAGTGGCATGCTAGGAACAGGGCTGGGAGTTATAAATGGAAttgattcagagatactgatgaataAACTGGCCACGGCAACCAGTgacctgaccaaattaaaacagcccctacaatcttccctattagcattaggaaacagccagtggcaagtctcaaaaatactcccagaccTTGCAAAAATCAGCAACCTGGATCACGAACTGATATTAAACACgcttggcacagctcaggacaATGTCTCATTAGCCTTTAGCTGCATACAGgctcaattatggatgcagtccaCAGCTTCCTTAATCATAAGAGAGGGTAATGAAGGTGTATTTCCTATTGAGATCCGAGAGGCTGTTTGGAACAATGCtactaaattagaaagaaaactccaatcctggtggaccttGGTAAATTTCACCTATAGCCCAATGACTAACATAGCTACTGCCTTTGTGCTTACGATATGGAATGCcacagtttatgtaattcatcctATTGTCGCATTGGGATTAAACCATAAAGGGACAGTTTTCTACCCCTCTGAACATAGAGTATGGGCTCGGATGGTaagagaaaaatggcaaacagTGAATTTAGAATCTTGTATTACACGGgaacaacaaggatttatctgtgaaagtaatacacTTGATGCCAGAGACATATGTCTTGATACAGAACAAGGCATATGTCACTTTGAGATCCACCCAGACACTTCACCGAAAACTGTACTCGTATATGTTGGgcaaggctgtgtgtgcttaagaaCTACCTGCACTTCAATGATGATAGATGACAATGTTATAAATGTAACTGCCAGGAatcactctaatttttgtatttgtaattttgccATGATTGTTGGGTGTGATTTTTTGTATTTAGCACCAGTCGTATCTCATCAATTAATAAGGTCTAACTATACCGTTTACCATAAATTGCTACCCACACCTATTGGGATGGACCTAacattagtaaagcaattaGTAAAACATCAGGACCTCATGgagattttgaaagaaatccaaagaaacggggaaaagaccttagtcactgtccattatgacacacaagaaatcagcagaattttgcaaAGAGTGAGACAAGACGCAAGTCATAACTGGTGGGACTCACTTTTCGGGTGGTCACCTACCGCAACGGGTATCCTAAATACGTTATGTCACCCCATAATTGTCTTATTAACCTTGGTTAGCACCTGTCTCGCGCTGTCTATCGCGTTACTTATTTGGAACTATAGAGTACTAAAAAGACTATCAGTTCTAACTACTTTGTCAAACGCACACGGGAAAACATTAAGAGATGCCTACCAAAAAATTCattag